Proteins encoded together in one Dasypus novemcinctus isolate mDasNov1 chromosome 9, mDasNov1.1.hap2, whole genome shotgun sequence window:
- the LOC101432071 gene encoding chymotrypsin-like elastase family member 2A, whose product MLTALLLSTLVAGALSCGLPTYSPQVSRVVGGENVRPNSWPWQVSLQYNSNGQWRHTCGGSLVANNWVLTAAHCISSSRTYRVVLGRHSLSTEEPGSLAVQVSKLVVHKDWNSSQLSKGNDIALLKLASPVTLTDKIQLACLPPAGSILPNNYPCYVTGWGRLQTNGPLPDILQQGLLLVVDHATCSRPDWWGGTVKTNMVCAGGDGVISSCNGDSGGPLNCQTSDGQWEVHGVVSFGSSLGCNYYHKPSVFTRVSNYIDWINSVMATN is encoded by the exons ATGCTCACTGCCCTACTGCTGTCCACACTGGTGGCTGGAG CACTCAGCTGTGGGCTCCCCACTTACTCGCCCCAGGTGTCCAGGGTGGTTGGAGGTGAAAATGTGAGACCCAACAGCTGGCCCTGGCAG GTGTCCCTGCAGTACAACTCCAATGGCCAGTGGCGCCACACCTGTGGAGGGTCCCTGGTGGCCAACAACTGGGTGCTGACCGCGGCCCACTGCATCAG CTCCTCCAGGACCTACCGCGTGGTGCTGGGCCGGCACAGCCTCTCCACGGAGGAGCCCGGCTCCCTGGCCGTCCAGGTCTCCAAGCTGGTGGTGCACAAGGACTGGAACTCCAGCCAGCTCTCCAAAGG GAACGACATCGCCCTGCTCAAGCTGGCCAGCCCCGTCACCCTGACCGACAAGATCCAGCTCGCCTGCCTCCCGCCTGCCGGCAGCATTCTCCCCAACAACTACCCCTGCTACGTCACCGGCTGGGGACGGCTGCAGA CCAACGGGCCTCTTCCCGACATCCTGCAGCAGGGCCTTCTGCTGGTCGTGGACCACGCCACGTGCTCCCGCCCCGACTGGTGGGGCGGCACCGTCAAGACCAACATGGTCTGCGCCGGCGGCGACGGCGTCATCTCCAGCTGCAAC GGGGACTCTGGTGGACCGCTGAACTGCCAGACATCTGACGGCCAGTGGGAGGTGCACGGAGTGGTCAGCTTCGGGTCCTCCCTCGGGTGCAACTACTACCACAAGCCATCCGTCTTCACGCGGGTCTCCAACTACATCGACTGGATCAATTCG GTGATGGCAACTAACTAA